From Pseudomonadota bacterium, a single genomic window includes:
- a CDS encoding DUF4159 domain-containing protein → MSSPQARWRRPWRGGVGVGALLVLGCASAAQAIGPKSSLRLAELRLDGEQGVTHVSALERLAWEVKQRTSVEVAPQATVLQASDAALFAHPLVYLTGERAFAPPDEAVLKRWRRFVTFGGLLWIDGAEARAGQGFDRSVRQLLGALLPESALVRLSREHAIYKSFYLLDRAVGRLALVPDLEGVERDGRLLVVYSQNDLGGAWSRDAFGQWERNVYPGGERQRELAIRWGINIVIYALCLDYKADQVHIPFVLKRRRWRPSASDAAGSEPLPSALPLPLSPAPAPGSSPGGGRGAARR, encoded by the coding sequence ATGAGTAGCCCTCAGGCGAGGTGGCGCCGACCGTGGCGCGGTGGCGTTGGGGTCGGCGCCCTGCTCGTGCTGGGCTGCGCCAGCGCTGCGCAGGCGATCGGCCCAAAGAGCAGTCTCCGACTGGCGGAGCTGCGGCTCGACGGCGAGCAAGGGGTGACGCACGTCAGCGCGCTCGAGCGCCTGGCTTGGGAGGTCAAGCAACGGACGAGCGTGGAGGTGGCGCCGCAGGCGACCGTGCTGCAGGCCAGCGACGCGGCGCTCTTTGCGCACCCGCTGGTCTACCTGACGGGGGAGCGCGCGTTCGCGCCGCCGGACGAGGCCGTGCTGAAGCGCTGGCGGCGTTTCGTCACCTTTGGCGGCCTGCTCTGGATCGACGGGGCCGAGGCGCGTGCCGGTCAGGGCTTCGACCGCAGCGTGCGACAGCTCCTCGGGGCGCTGTTGCCGGAGAGCGCGCTGGTGCGGCTCTCACGGGAGCACGCGATCTACAAATCGTTCTACTTGCTCGATCGCGCGGTCGGGCGGCTGGCGTTGGTGCCGGACCTCGAGGGTGTCGAGCGCGACGGGCGCCTGCTCGTGGTCTATAGCCAGAACGACCTGGGCGGGGCCTGGTCGCGCGATGCCTTTGGCCAGTGGGAACGCAACGTCTACCCGGGCGGCGAGCGCCAGCGCGAGCTGGCGATCCGCTGGGGCATCAACATCGTGATCTACGCGCTCTGTCTCGACTACAAGGCGGATCAGGTCCACATCCCCTTCGTGCTCAAGCGGCGGCGCTGGCGGCCCTCAGCGTCAGACGCGGCGGGGTCAGAGCCGCTGCCCTCCGCCTTGCCGCTCCCCCTCAGCCCCGCTCCAGCGCCTGGATCTTCGCCAGGCGGCGGGCGTGGCGCGGCTCGGCGCTGA
- the rpiB gene encoding ribose 5-phosphate isomerase B — protein MRIVIGSDHAGYELKQTLQVFLRAHACEVLDVGTCGLEPVDFPDYAERVALAVRDGAADRGIMLCGSGVGGSVAANKVDGVRAGLCHDIYSARQGVEHDDMNVLVLGSRVIGDQAARELVLAFVGARFSAEPRHARRLAKIQALERG, from the coding sequence GTGCGCATCGTCATCGGCAGCGACCACGCGGGCTATGAGCTGAAGCAGACCCTGCAGGTGTTCCTGCGCGCGCACGCCTGCGAGGTGCTCGACGTCGGCACCTGCGGCCTCGAGCCCGTCGACTTCCCAGACTACGCCGAGCGCGTCGCCCTCGCGGTACGCGACGGCGCGGCCGATCGCGGCATCATGCTCTGCGGCAGCGGCGTCGGTGGATCCGTCGCCGCCAACAAGGTTGACGGCGTGCGGGCCGGACTCTGTCACGACATCTACTCGGCGCGTCAGGGCGTCGAGCATGACGACATGAATGTCCTCGTGCTGGGCTCGCGGGTGATCGGCGACCAGGCTGCCCGCGAGCTCGTGCTCGCCTTCGTCGGCGCGCGCTTCAGCGCCGAGCCGCGCCACGCCCGCCGCCTGGCGAAGATCCAGGCGCTGGAGCGGGGCTGA
- a CDS encoding SDR family oxidoreductase produces MTTTEHSDWALILGASSGFGAATALALANDGFNIFGVHLDRRSAMPEIDALLDRLRGLGRQVVFFNVNAAAPNKRAQVLNSIADQLGAGAQVRVLVHSLAFGALRPLVAPDAKERIDQPALEMTLDVMANSLVYWAQELVGRELMRGGGRVFAMTSAGSIQIWKSYGAVSAAKCALESHCRQLAVELAPYGITANALMAGVTDTPALRKIPGHEQMIRNAAGRNPYQRLTRPEDVAGAIVLLTRPEAAWITGNTLRVDGGESIAG; encoded by the coding sequence ATGACCACGACTGAACACTCGGATTGGGCGCTGATCCTCGGCGCCTCCAGCGGCTTCGGGGCGGCGACCGCCCTGGCCCTGGCCAACGACGGCTTCAATATCTTCGGTGTGCATCTCGATCGCCGCTCGGCGATGCCCGAAATCGACGCGCTGCTCGACCGCCTTCGCGGTCTCGGGCGTCAGGTCGTCTTCTTCAACGTCAACGCGGCCGCGCCCAACAAGCGCGCGCAGGTGCTAAACAGCATCGCCGACCAGCTCGGGGCTGGCGCCCAGGTGCGCGTCCTGGTGCATAGCCTGGCCTTCGGCGCCCTGAGGCCGCTGGTCGCGCCCGACGCCAAGGAGCGCATCGACCAGCCGGCGCTCGAGATGACGCTCGACGTGATGGCGAACAGCCTCGTCTACTGGGCTCAGGAGCTCGTGGGGCGCGAGCTGATGCGCGGCGGTGGGCGCGTCTTCGCGATGACCAGCGCGGGTTCGATTCAGATCTGGAAGTCCTACGGCGCGGTCAGCGCCGCGAAATGCGCGCTCGAGAGCCACTGCCGCCAGCTCGCCGTCGAGTTGGCCCCCTACGGCATCACGGCCAATGCGTTGATGGCCGGCGTCACCGACACGCCGGCGCTGCGCAAGATTCCCGGCCATGAGCAAATGATTCGCAACGCCGCTGGGCGCAACCCCTACCAGCGGCTGACGCGGCCCGAGGACGTGGCCGGCGCGATCGTGCTGCTCACGCGGCCCGAGGCCGCCTGGATCACCGGAAACACCCTGCGCGTTGACGGCGGTGAGAGCATCGCCGGCTGA
- a CDS encoding (2Fe-2S) ferredoxin domain-containing protein: MSIKDRFVIRVCRGPGCGHLSPPLRAAAESEIAARELGDVVEVTDDYCFGRCGMGPNVLVERWRDGKRNERALVALMLGERHPDAYLIHGARPAEVRRAVERHGAELRAAARREP, translated from the coding sequence ATGAGCATCAAGGATCGTTTCGTAATACGCGTGTGCCGCGGGCCCGGTTGCGGCCACCTGAGCCCGCCGCTGCGCGCGGCCGCCGAGAGCGAGATCGCTGCCCGCGAGCTCGGAGACGTGGTCGAGGTCACCGACGATTACTGCTTCGGGCGCTGCGGGATGGGGCCCAACGTCCTGGTCGAGCGCTGGCGTGATGGCAAGCGCAACGAGCGGGCGCTGGTCGCGCTGATGCTCGGCGAGCGCCACCCTGACGCCTACTTGATCCATGGCGCTCGGCCCGCCGAGGTGCGCCGGGCGGTCGAGCGCCACGGTGCGGAGCTGCGCGCCGCGGCCCGTCGCGAACCGTAG
- a CDS encoding ABC transporter ATP-binding protein, whose amino-acid sequence MAPEAALQRGRRRFSGSGRPRRADARPPARSLAGADRGRRRRLPPGAARRHRLRSGAPGAARRARARDGPRGLRRRERLLRAGGACARPPLRPGRARRARPGAPERDLSAAGARRAWPPGRARRLRPADPRPTRDHLSAAGSADHRARRPQGRGDARAAGARRITPGALARRPRPRAAGAVARWGIPATGRGEPLSIEDASGRDLAPAATTPAATAKPVLELRGLRRSFGAFEAVRGVDLSVARGQVFGLLGPNGAGKTTTLRMVTGLLRPSGGTIHVGGLDAWRQPLAAKQQIGFIGDRPFLYEKLTGSEFLRFVGGLWGMAPADLEQQAQRWLERFELASWAGEPVEAYSHGMRQRLLLCSALLHRPTLLILDEPMVGLDPRGAARLKQVLRELAEQHALAVVLSTHTLEVVEQVCDALAIIDRGRVIAAGSLAELRSLHAAGGDRLEQIFLRLTEPARAPQADRAAEG is encoded by the coding sequence ATGGCGCCTGAGGCAGCGCTTCAGCGGGGTCGCCGCCGCTTCAGCGGCTCCGGTCGCCCTCGGCGAGCTGACGCTCGACCTCCGGCGCGATCTCTCGCTGGCGCGGATCGAGGTCGCCGTCGACGTCTACCGCCTGGCGCGGCTCGCCGGCACCGCCTTCGGTCAGGCGCTCCCGGCGCTGCCCGTCGGGCTCGAGCGCGTGACGGTCCGCGGGGACTGCGACGGCGCGAGCGGCTACTGCGCGCTGGAGGGGCGTGTGCTCGGCCGCCGCTTCGACCAGGCCGTGCGCGTCGGGCGCGGCCCGGTGCTCCCGAGCGCGATCTATCCGCTGCTGGTGCGCGGCGTGCTTGGCCGCCAGGTCGAGCTCGGCGTCTTCGACCCGCTGACCCTCGACCGACGCGTGATCACCTATCGGCTGCTGGGTCGGCAGACCATCGCGCTCGGCGGCCGCAAGGTCGAGGCGATGCGCGTGCAGCAGGAGCGCGCCGGATTACGCCAGGCGCTCTGGCTCGACGCCCGCGGCCGCGTGCTGCGGGAGCAGTGGCACGCTGGGGTATACCTGCAACAGGAAGGGGAGAGCCCTTGAGCATCGAAGACGCAAGCGGTCGCGACCTCGCCCCGGCGGCAACCACGCCCGCCGCGACGGCGAAGCCCGTCCTCGAGCTTCGCGGGCTGCGGCGCAGCTTCGGCGCCTTCGAGGCGGTGCGGGGCGTTGATCTGAGCGTGGCGCGGGGGCAGGTCTTTGGCCTGCTCGGCCCCAATGGCGCCGGCAAGACCACGACGCTGCGGATGGTCACCGGGCTGCTGCGGCCCAGCGGGGGCACGATCCACGTCGGTGGCCTCGACGCCTGGCGGCAGCCGCTCGCCGCGAAGCAGCAGATCGGCTTCATCGGCGACAGACCCTTCCTCTACGAGAAGCTGACGGGCAGCGAGTTCCTGCGCTTCGTCGGGGGGCTGTGGGGGATGGCGCCGGCGGACCTGGAGCAGCAGGCGCAGCGCTGGCTCGAGCGCTTCGAGCTCGCGAGCTGGGCGGGCGAGCCCGTCGAGGCCTACTCGCACGGCATGCGGCAGCGGCTCCTGCTCTGCTCCGCGTTGCTGCACCGTCCGACGCTGCTGATCCTCGACGAGCCCATGGTCGGGCTCGACCCCCGCGGTGCCGCGCGGCTGAAGCAGGTTTTGCGCGAGCTCGCTGAGCAGCACGCGCTGGCGGTGGTGCTCTCGACGCACACGCTGGAGGTCGTCGAGCAGGTTTGCGACGCGCTCGCGATCATCGATCGCGGCCGCGTGATCGCCGCCGGATCGCTGGCGGAGCTCCGCAGCCTGCACGCCGCGGGGGGCGATCGGCTGGAGCAGATATTCCTCCGGTTGACCGAACCCGCGCGCGCGCCGCAGGCCGACCGCGCGGCGGAAGGCTAG
- a CDS encoding metallophosphoesterase: MMPVAPSARVLRLPRQGALLVGTDLHGNLGDFRRLQALFEVAQRRSAGAAQLLFTGDLIHGPNFSRRDWPEFMGSYYEDQSAQLLDALIALQRRYPGQVHSLLGNHEHSHIGGPHTPKFWSDETKHFEDTVGPLRAARYRALLEGFPLVAVTRCGVALTHAAPNVVIDGAATLEALSYAGHEQMRFDEVDAMPALGRLLWARRCPRPVGQAFLRALSDPDGPPLRLVVFGHEVVNRGFHPVSDEQLVLSTSFGLQDASKHYLELDLAGSYRTTADLRLGHELLPLYGATHSG, translated from the coding sequence ATGATGCCTGTTGCCCCCAGCGCCCGAGTGCTGCGCCTGCCACGCCAGGGCGCCTTGCTCGTGGGCACCGACCTGCACGGGAATCTGGGGGACTTCCGGCGCCTACAAGCGCTCTTCGAGGTGGCCCAGCGGCGCAGCGCCGGCGCGGCGCAGCTGCTCTTCACCGGCGACCTGATCCACGGGCCGAACTTCAGCCGGCGCGACTGGCCGGAGTTCATGGGTTCGTACTACGAGGACCAGTCCGCGCAGCTCCTCGACGCCCTGATCGCGCTGCAGCGGCGCTATCCGGGACAGGTCCACTCGCTGCTCGGCAATCACGAGCACTCGCACATCGGCGGGCCGCATACGCCGAAGTTTTGGAGCGACGAGACCAAGCACTTCGAGGATACCGTCGGTCCGCTGCGGGCCGCGCGCTATCGTGCGCTCCTCGAGGGCTTTCCGCTGGTCGCCGTCACGCGCTGTGGCGTGGCTCTGACCCACGCCGCGCCGAACGTGGTGATCGACGGCGCGGCAACGCTCGAGGCGCTGAGCTACGCCGGTCATGAGCAGATGCGTTTCGACGAGGTCGACGCGATGCCGGCGCTCGGGCGGCTGCTCTGGGCGCGCCGCTGTCCGCGGCCCGTTGGACAGGCCTTCCTGCGCGCGCTTAGCGATCCCGATGGACCGCCCTTGCGGCTCGTGGTCTTCGGTCATGAGGTCGTCAATCGCGGTTTTCACCCCGTCAGCGACGAGCAGCTCGTGCTCTCGACGAGCTTCGGTCTTCAGGACGCGAGCAAGCACTACCTCGAGCTGGATCTCGCGGGGAGCTACCGCACGACGGCAGACCTGCGGCTCGGTCATGAGCTGCTCCCGCTTTACGGCGCCACCCACTCAGGGTAG
- a CDS encoding peptidylprolyl isomerase → MLAQLARQRGSDFAALARRFSESPVAVRDAVEVFREGNAELGFAARALALGEGQVSDPVQTKYGYYVIERVPLEEYSTAHVLVMYAGVKLAPPGLSRTRAEALTLAQKVAQLAAAPDANFALLASRYSDSPSKVRGGVIAPLRPGRLLEGFEPYLAAVRALADGQVSEVVETPYGLHVIKRLPLRKVLVRHILLGCKECDAQPRTPRGKREAYALALKLLRQLREPGADFAALAREYSDDPSAERGGELQPFARGEMEPRFEQYAFALRVGQRVDLVETRFGYHLIQRLR, encoded by the coding sequence GTGCTGGCCCAGCTCGCGCGCCAGCGCGGATCCGACTTTGCGGCCTTGGCCCGCCGCTTCTCCGAGTCGCCGGTCGCCGTGCGCGACGCCGTGGAGGTCTTTCGCGAGGGCAATGCGGAGCTGGGCTTCGCCGCGCGGGCGTTGGCGCTCGGCGAGGGCCAGGTCAGCGACCCGGTGCAGACCAAGTACGGCTACTACGTGATCGAGCGCGTGCCGCTGGAGGAGTACTCGACGGCCCACGTGCTCGTGATGTACGCCGGCGTCAAGCTGGCGCCGCCGGGGCTCTCGCGCACGCGCGCAGAGGCGCTGACGCTAGCTCAGAAGGTCGCGCAGCTCGCCGCCGCGCCCGACGCGAACTTTGCGCTGCTGGCCAGTCGCTACTCGGACAGCCCGTCGAAGGTGCGCGGCGGGGTGATCGCGCCGCTGCGCCCGGGCCGGCTGCTCGAGGGCTTCGAACCCTATCTCGCCGCCGTGCGCGCGCTCGCCGATGGCCAGGTCTCGGAGGTCGTCGAGACCCCCTACGGCCTCCACGTGATCAAGCGACTGCCGCTGCGCAAGGTGCTCGTGCGCCACATCCTGCTCGGGTGCAAGGAATGCGATGCGCAGCCGCGGACCCCGCGCGGGAAACGGGAGGCCTACGCCCTGGCGCTCAAGCTTCTGCGCCAGCTCCGCGAGCCCGGCGCGGATTTCGCGGCACTGGCCCGCGAGTATTCCGACGACCCCTCGGCCGAGCGCGGCGGCGAGCTGCAGCCCTTCGCTCGGGGCGAGATGGAGCCGCGCTTCGAGCAATATGCCTTCGCTCTGCGGGTGGGGCAGCGCGTCGACCTGGTTGAGACGCGCTTCGGCTATCACCTGATCCAGCGTCTCCGCTGA
- a CDS encoding MFS transporter: MLEFQKRLTNGFYALVSLPATAMGFALSVQISALSWLLSTKFNLDIHEVGLVWAAGPLAGIFGQLIVGLVSDKVWFWGGRRRPFIFIGGTLAALMLFLLPRIGGIHAAMNGLLGAHSLLIVATMVALTLDLAINVSFNPTRSLIADVTPEGEARTKGFTWMQTISGFWGVAAYAIGATFGNEVLISVGMVLVLLFSILPTCFVAEPRSLEAAHEQSAGPSNSGLAQIWPVFLAHAFSWIGVQTMFVYIIAFIQQRLIAVGTSAADSATQSGQIIAIAFLVLNAVGFLLPGPVFGPIARRLGRVRTHIGALAIMAMGYFAIATLADRPLVLYALMAIVGIGWGAIVSLPFAILSDKVARTRMGLFMGIFNLSVVLPQLFVSLALGKVIQAAPNKNIIFFISGAALAVSALLWLLVREAAPAAGTGCAPAPAARGGH; encoded by the coding sequence ATGCTCGAGTTCCAGAAGAGACTCACCAACGGCTTCTACGCGCTCGTCAGCCTGCCGGCGACGGCCATGGGCTTCGCCCTCTCGGTGCAGATCTCGGCCCTGAGCTGGCTGCTGAGCACCAAGTTCAACCTCGACATCCACGAGGTTGGCCTCGTCTGGGCCGCGGGACCGCTCGCCGGCATTTTTGGCCAGCTGATCGTCGGCCTCGTCAGCGACAAGGTCTGGTTCTGGGGCGGTCGGCGGCGGCCCTTCATCTTCATCGGCGGAACGCTGGCGGCGCTGATGCTCTTCTTGCTGCCTCGCATCGGCGGCATTCACGCGGCAATGAACGGGCTCCTCGGCGCGCACAGCCTGCTGATCGTGGCGACGATGGTCGCGCTGACGCTGGACCTGGCGATCAACGTCAGCTTCAATCCGACACGCTCGCTGATCGCCGATGTCACGCCCGAGGGCGAGGCCCGCACCAAGGGCTTCACCTGGATGCAGACCATCTCCGGCTTCTGGGGCGTGGCCGCCTACGCTATCGGCGCCACCTTCGGCAACGAGGTGTTGATCAGCGTCGGGATGGTGCTGGTGCTCCTCTTCTCGATCCTCCCGACCTGCTTCGTAGCCGAGCCGCGCAGCCTGGAGGCCGCGCACGAGCAGAGCGCCGGCCCCTCGAACAGCGGTCTGGCTCAGATCTGGCCCGTCTTCTTGGCGCACGCCTTCTCCTGGATCGGCGTGCAGACGATGTTCGTCTACATCATCGCCTTCATTCAGCAGCGGCTGATCGCCGTAGGGACGAGCGCGGCCGATAGCGCAACGCAGTCGGGTCAGATCATCGCGATCGCCTTCTTGGTGCTGAATGCTGTCGGCTTCCTGCTGCCCGGACCGGTGTTCGGGCCGATCGCGCGACGCCTCGGCCGCGTCCGCACGCACATCGGCGCGCTGGCGATCATGGCGATGGGCTACTTCGCGATCGCCACGCTGGCCGACCGTCCGCTCGTGCTCTACGCGCTGATGGCCATCGTCGGCATCGGCTGGGGCGCCATCGTCAGCCTGCCCTTCGCCATCCTCAGCGACAAGGTGGCGCGGACGCGGATGGGGCTCTTCATGGGCATCTTCAACCTGTCGGTCGTGCTACCGCAGCTCTTCGTCAGCCTGGCGCTCGGCAAGGTGATCCAGGCGGCGCCGAATAAGAACATCATCTTCTTCATCAGCGGCGCCGCGCTGGCGGTCTCTGCGCTGCTCTGGCTGCTCGTGCGCGAGGCGGCGCCGGCGGCCGGCACGGGCTGCGCGCCTGCGCCCGCGGCGCGCGGCGGACATTGA
- the malQ gene encoding 4-alpha-glucanotransferase encodes MYLERCSGVVLHPTALAGTQGIGTLGDAAHRFVDWLAAAGQQLWQVCPLGPTGFGNSPYQCFSAFAGNPLLIDLERLQRPGWLSAEELRPEHPFDDARVEFERVIAFVWSRIERAFGRFRQRSTPAMREELARFCSEQAAWLDDYALFMAIKGSVNEGSWDCWEAPLRLREPAALAQARVALAERIALHQFAQYLFFSQWEELKAYANGQGVRIIGDLPIYVAYDSADVWAKRELFRLDAQGLPTAVAGVPPDYFSATGQLWGNPLYDWAKHHETGYAWWIDVVRAKLSCYDLFRIDHFRGFAAYWAVPYGDATAEHGRWEPGLGAALFPALRKALGSLPIIAEDLGLITPDVVALREQFGFPGMKILQFAFAFEGENEYRPHTYETNCVAYTGTHDNDTVLGWQASAGPRDRAYAEEYLGSSGENLAWDFVRAVWASPALVAMAPLQDLLGLGTEARFNVPGTMGGNWEWRCATDALTPELAARLKRLSDVYCRAEDPLNKPKPKHVPAAS; translated from the coding sequence GTGTATCTGGAACGCTGTAGCGGGGTGGTGTTGCATCCGACGGCGCTGGCCGGGACGCAGGGGATCGGGACCTTGGGCGACGCCGCCCACCGCTTTGTCGACTGGCTGGCCGCCGCCGGGCAGCAGCTCTGGCAGGTTTGCCCGCTCGGACCAACAGGGTTCGGTAACTCGCCCTACCAGTGCTTCTCGGCCTTTGCCGGCAATCCGCTGCTGATCGACCTCGAGCGGCTCCAGCGTCCCGGTTGGCTCAGCGCGGAGGAGCTGCGACCCGAGCACCCCTTCGACGACGCACGCGTCGAGTTCGAGCGCGTCATCGCCTTCGTCTGGAGCCGGATCGAACGCGCCTTCGGGCGCTTTCGCCAGCGCTCGACGCCGGCCATGCGCGAGGAGCTGGCGCGCTTTTGCAGCGAGCAGGCAGCCTGGCTCGACGATTATGCGCTCTTCATGGCGATCAAGGGCTCCGTCAACGAGGGGTCCTGGGACTGCTGGGAGGCGCCCCTGCGGCTGCGCGAGCCGGCAGCACTCGCGCAGGCCCGCGTCGCGCTCGCCGAGCGCATCGCCCTGCACCAGTTCGCGCAGTACCTCTTCTTCAGCCAATGGGAGGAGCTCAAGGCCTATGCGAACGGCCAAGGCGTTCGCATCATCGGCGACCTGCCGATCTATGTCGCCTATGACAGCGCCGACGTCTGGGCCAAGCGCGAGCTGTTCCGCCTCGACGCCCAGGGCCTGCCCACGGCGGTCGCGGGCGTGCCCCCGGACTACTTCAGCGCCACGGGGCAGCTCTGGGGCAATCCGCTCTACGACTGGGCCAAGCACCACGAAACGGGCTACGCCTGGTGGATCGACGTCGTGCGGGCCAAGCTCTCCTGCTACGACCTTTTTCGCATTGACCACTTTCGCGGCTTTGCAGCCTACTGGGCGGTGCCCTACGGCGACGCGACGGCCGAGCATGGGCGCTGGGAGCCGGGTCTCGGCGCGGCGCTCTTCCCGGCGCTGCGCAAGGCGCTGGGCTCGCTGCCGATCATCGCCGAGGACCTCGGGCTGATCACGCCCGACGTGGTCGCGCTGCGCGAGCAGTTCGGGTTCCCAGGGATGAAGATCCTGCAGTTCGCCTTCGCCTTCGAGGGCGAGAATGAGTATCGACCGCACACCTACGAGACGAACTGCGTCGCCTACACCGGCACGCATGACAACGATACGGTGCTGGGATGGCAGGCCTCTGCCGGTCCTCGCGATCGCGCCTACGCCGAGGAATACCTCGGCTCGAGCGGCGAGAACCTTGCCTGGGACTTCGTGCGCGCGGTCTGGGCCTCACCCGCGCTGGTGGCGATGGCGCCGCTGCAGGACCTGCTCGGCCTCGGCACGGAGGCCCGCTTCAACGTGCCTGGCACGATGGGCGGCAACTGGGAGTGGCGCTGCGCCACCGACGCGCTGACGCCCGAGCTCGCCGCCCGACTGAAGCGACTGAGCGACGTCTACTGCCGCGCCGAGGATCCCCTGAACAAGCCCAAGCCCAAGCACGTTCCCGCGGCCAGCTAG